GCACCTGTTGCATATACTTTGGCCTTGGCCGGAAAAAAAGTAGTTGTGCTGGAAAAAGGGCCCTGGTTCAAAAAAGAAGATTTCTTCAAAGATGAACTGGGATGCTGTCGCAGAAGTGTTTTTACTCCAAACCTAAGCGATGAACAACATGTTATCGAAGAAGAATATGATGATGGCAGTTGGCGTGGTGAACCTACATTCGATTCCGGTTGGGATTTCTGGAATGGCAATATGGTCGGTGGTTCATCAAACCTGATGAGCGGTTATTTTCATCGTATGAAGCCAAAGGATTTTCGTTTGCTTTCAGAATTTGGTCCAATCGATGGAGCAAATATAGTTGACTGGCCGATCTCTTACAGCGATATGGAGCCGTATTTTGAAATGGTTGAAAGGATAGTCGGGGTTTCCGGGAAAGTTATCCAACATCCGCATCTGGAACCAAGATCAACAAATGATTTTCCTTACCCTCCTTTGGCTGTAAATGAAGTTTCTTCCTGGATTGATAAGGCCGGTTCCGAATTGGGATACAATGTAATCCCAACAGCCCGTGCAATTTTATCGCAACCCGTTGAAGGGCGTAATTCCTGTTATTACTCAAATTATTGTGGGTCTTACGGTTGTTCCAGCGGGGCGAAAGGAAGCGCAAGAGAGGCTTTGTTAAATAAGGCAATTGCCAGCGGTAACTGCGAAATACGTCCATTTTCCAAAGTTTATAAAATATCTACAGATGCAAAAGGGAAAATCAACGGTGCCTTTTATTATGATAAAAATGGCAAAAAACAAATCGTTGATGCCAAGAAATATGTAGTTGCCTGCCAGGCCATTGAATCTTCAAGACTGATGATGGCTTCAACCGGATCGAAGTTTACAAATGGCCTTGCAAACAGTTCCGGCCAACTTGGCAAAAATTTAATATTTTCCGGAGGAGGTTCAGGACAAGGTGATTTTATTTTAGGTGATTTTACGGAAGATCAAATCCGTTCTCTAAAGACACCGGGGCTTTTTGTAAACCGTGCTTTACAGGATTGGTATTATTTTGATGACAAAGAGTTTGGCGGACACACAAAAGGCGGAACGATTGATTTTTTGTGGAAACATGCCAACGGGATTGCCCGAGCAAATGGTTTAAAAAGAGATGGAGATGGCTATCTCGTCTGGGGAAAACCGTTAAAGAGGAAACTGGAAAACTATTTTAAAAATGGTCAATATTTACGTTTTGAAGTTTTTAATGATTGGCTTCCTACAGATAATTGTTTTGTTTCTTTAGACCAGGATGTGAAAGACAAGTGGGGCAATCCGGTTGCCAAATTTCGAATTGGATATCACCAGCAGGATGCAAAAGTGGGGCGTTTTTTGGCTGATAAAGCAGAAAAAGTTCTTAAGCAGATGGGAGCAAGAAATATAAGATCCGGTATTAGTGGATCTCCGCCACCAAATTTGCAGGCTGGTGGATGCCGTTTTGGAGATGATCCGTCAACATCTGTTTTGAATGCTGAATGCCGTGCCCATGATGTGGAAAACCTTTTTGTAACGGATGGTAGTTTTATGCCAACCGGCGGGAGCGTACCATACACCTGGACAATCTATGCCAATTCATTTCGTGTAGCAGAAATAATTAAAAATGAAATTTAAAAACTGTAAGTCGTTGTGGCGGGTTTAATTAGAATCCTTCAGTTTTAATTCTTTAATTAATTCGGTGATTATTAAGGAGTAAGTCCCTGTTTCATTTTGAATTTTTAGCTTATCTTTTTCGATAATAAAATCATCCATATCTGCGATAGTTTTAATTCTGGCACAAACTCCGGTTTCGATATCTATTATAAATATCCTTGTGGCTGTATCAGGAGTTAGATTTTGCTGTAAAAACAAAAAATTACCATATAGTTGCAATTTATTTACCGACTCCCATCTTAGTTTTGCCGGCCCACCTAACAGATCATAATCGTTTACAAATAACCAGCCATACAATTCTTTCTTTTTAATAATGACAGAGTGTGAGGTTTTAAATACTTTGTAAGTTTGATTGCTATCAGCAAAAACCAAACTATCACCTGTGGAATTTCTATAATGATTGTGTGCGTAATAAATCAACCAGGAATCTCTTCCGGAATTTTCCATTTCTGTGTAATAAATATTGGGTAGTTTTACGGAGCCTTCCAGCCATTTTATTTTAGGGAAAATAACCAGATCAATATATTTATTAGTTTTGGGTGAACGGCTGAATTGGTTGGCTTTTAGAATCCATTTTAAAGATGGATCAGCAGAATCTCTTTTTGCCGGTAAAAGATGCTTTTTAAAAGTTTCTAAAAAAGATTTATTTTTGTTTTCTAATAAGGCAGGTGGAATTGCCACTATATTTTTTATGTTGCAGAAGCAGCCAGAAGTGTTTATTTCAAATTTCTCATTTGTAAAACCATTTGTAATAATACAATATTTCCCACCAAAACCACTTCCGCTTTCAGATCAAAACAGTAAAGTGTCAACTATTTCATCACTATTAAAATCTTCATTTAAAATTGTAACCTGCTGGCCGTTAACACCAAGTGGAATTATCCAAAATATTAAATATTGTAAGGCTTTTTGGGGGAGAAGATTCATATCAGATGTTTTGTTGTACCTTTTATTGCGGGTGGTTTTTCTCAAGAAAACTTGGCTGAAGAACTTATTCAACTAATTCAAAATCATTTTTTTCTAATTCATACCCGTTGACAATAAGGGCAAGTTGGTGTAAACCCGGATAAAGCTTCCGGGTTGTAATAACCTTAAAATGCTGTTTTCTTTTTATGGTTGAGGATGAGTTATTGGGATAATTTTTTTCGCTTATTGAAAATACTTTTTTTGAGAGGCTTCCATTCGACTTTTGGTAATAAATAGCGTATTCCAGCCTAATTTTGGAAATCGATTTACTTGCATTAACAAGTTGGAATTCAAAATCCAGCGAGCCGCCTACCTTAACTACTGGAGTTAAAATCTTCAGATCTTTGATTTTAATTTCTTCTATGGATCCAAAACCAAATAATTCCAGAACCTGTTGATTCCCCTGTTTTAACAATGTTCGGCAAGCATGCTTTATAAGCCAATCGGTTTCTTTTGATTCACCCTGCCATTTTTTAACGAGGTTAATCACAATATCTGCATTGTCTTTTGAAATATCGTTTAAATTATTGGCTACACTCCGTCTTACAGATTCTGAGTTATCATTTCTTAAGTTTTCAAGAATAGGCAGGATTGGTGACGGATTCTCCTTAAACGCAGGAATTGCGATGGCCCATGGCAATCTTGGCCTGCAGCCTTCTGAGGCGAGGCGCCTGACAGATGGGTGTTTATGTTTTGACCATTTTAACATTTGATCAATCATTTTTTGGGGATACATAATTATAAACGGACGAACAGCAAACTCACAACTTGTGAACTGAGTAATCACTTCAAATGCATTAATTGAAGTATCATAATTGTCAAGACCGTACTGTTCAATAAAATCAGGGAATAACATGTATTCAAAGCTGTCTTTTGGGGCCCCATATTTTTGCAGCATTTCTATGCCACCGATTATTGAATTGATTTTTTCTGCATAGTCGCCTTTAAGATGGGTTTTTAAAGCGGTTGCAATATGGCGCATCCTTTGTTTTAATTCTTTATCACCCCAATCTTTATCATAAATTTGATCTAAAAAAACTTCTTTGGTAAAACCAGGAACAACCTCTGAAAATGCATTTGTAAAGTTTTCAAAGAATTTCTGATTGTAAATATTTTTTAATAACTCAGCCATTTATTTAGAGGTTACTCCAGAACTTAAAAAATTCAAGATTATATTTTGTTATGCTAATTCTTCGAACCTCTTCAAAGCTTCATCCAGTTTGCTAACATCTTTACCGCCTGCAGAAGCCATATGCGGTTTTCCGCCACCACCACCACCGGCAGTTATGGCAACTTCACGAACAAGATCACCAGCTTTATATTTTTTTAGAAGATCATCACTCACAAGAGCAACAAAAGCAAGCTTGTCACCATTTACACTGGCAATTAGCCCGATTGTGTTTTTAACTTTTTCACGCAATTTGTCACCTAAGTCTTTCAGAGATTTCATATCAACATTGTCAACTTTGTGGATAAGCACTTTTACTGAGTTTATTTCTTTTGCTGAATTTATTATTCCATTAAGATCGCCACTGAGCTGATCAGACTTTGTTTGGGCAAGCTCTTTCTCCAGATTTTTCTTATCATCCAACAAAGATTGCACCTTTACATTAATTTCGCTTTCAGGGCTATTAAGCAATTGCCCAATTTCACTCACACGGCTGCGGGTACTTTGGAAATATTGTACTGCCTTTGGCCCGGTGATGGCTTCAATCCGGCGTACACCGGCTGCTATTCCTTCCTCTGTAGTAATTATAAAAGGTCCTATTTCGCCGGTACCATTTACATGTGTACCACCACACAATTCAAGACTGTAATCGCCTACTTTTACTGTCCGAACGATATCACCATATTTTTCTCCAAACAGAGCCATAGCGCCTTCGGCTTTAGCTTCTTCAATATTTTTCCAGGCAATTTCCAGGTGTGTGTCTTTTTGGATTTGTTCATTAACAATTTGCTCAATTTTGCCTATTTCCTGCGGGGTTACTTTTTCAAAGTGTGTAAAATCAAATCGCAAACGATCGGGTTCGACCAAGGAACCGGACTGGTGTACATGATCACCCAAAACCTGTTGCAAAGCAGCTTGTAATAAATGGGTCGCTGTATGGTTTTTAATTGTTCTTCTTCTTTCAGAATCATTTATTTGTGCATAAACTTTATCAGAGGTCGGATTAAATTCTCCTTTACTTTCACAAATGTGGATTATAGCGTTGCCTTCTTTTTGAGTATCTAAAATATCCAAAGTAAACCCATCGCCTTCAAGTGTTCCCTTATCCCCAACTTGCCCACCGGATTCAGCGTAAAATGGGGTTTTTAATAGTCGTAAATTTATAGTTTTTCCATCTTTATGGTAACGGCTGATGTGTGAATTAATAGTTGTTTCTTCATACCCCACAAATTCAGAATCATCGCCATCATTCATAACAACCCATTCATCGGTGCTAACAGTTTGCGATGTGAATTTTGCAGCAGCACGGGCACGTTTCCGCTGGTTGTTCATTTCTTTTTCAAAACCAGCCATATCAATAGCAAGATTGTTTTCATCGGCCATAAGACGAGTCAGATCAACTGGAAAGCCGAAAGTATCGTACAATTTAAACACCTCCGTACCGGGAATTATGTTTTCATTATTTTGAGATAGCTGTTTAACTATTTTAGCAAAGATTTCCAAACCTCGATCCAGAGTGCGATTAAAATGTTCTTCTTCGGCCCGGATAACTTTTATAACATGATCCTTGCGTTCTTTTAATTCAGGATATGCATCACCCATGTGTTTTACCAATCCAGGTACAAGTTTATATAGAAAGGGCTCATGCAAATTTAAATTACGACCATATCTCGCTGCTCTGCGTAGGATCCGGCGCATAACATATCCACGTCCCTCATTAGAAGGCAGGCCGCCATCAGCAATTGAAAAGGTAAGCATTCTGATATGATCGGCGATTACCCGGAAAGCAATCTGCTCTTTAGATGTGATATAACTTTCCCCGACAAGCTTGCCTATTTCATTTAAAATGGGCATAAACACATCTGTGTCGTAATTGGAGTTTTTGTTTTGCATTACTGCAACAATACGTTCAAAGCCGGCGCCGGTATCAACATGCTTGGCTGGCAAGGAAGTAAGTGTCCCACTTTCATCACGATTATACTGAATAAATACAAGGTTCCAGATTTCAATTACCTCCGGAACCCCGGCATTAACCAGTTTACCGCCTGACAAATCCGGTGTTAAATCAATATGGATTTCAGAGCATGGTCCGCATGGTCCTGTTGCACCCATTTCCCAAAAATTATCTTCTTTGCTACATTGCAAAATATGTGATGGATCAATATCTGTCATTTCTTTCCACAAGTTTTCAGCTTCATAATCTGCTTCAAGTCCATCGCCTTTGTCACCACCAAAAACGGTTGCATACAATCTTTCTTTCGGAAGTTTCCAAACTTCAGTCAACAATTCCCAGGCCCAGGCAATTGCTTCTTTTTTGTAATAATCACCAAAAGACCAGTTACCTAGCATTTCAAAAAAAGTATGATGGTATGTATCGTGTCCCACTTCTTCAAGGTCATTATGTTTTCCGCTTACGCGAATACATTTTTGGGAGTTTGCAGCTCGTTTAAAATCCCGCTCACCTTTTGCAAGGAAAACATCCTTAAACTGATTCATACCGGCGTTGGTAAATAACAGGGTAGGATCGTCTAAAGGAACAACAGAAGCGCTTTGAACAAACGTATGTTGTTTATCCTTAAAAAAATCTATAAATTGTTTGCGTATTTCATTTGAAGTCATGGATTCCCCATTTTATTTTAGATAATTCTTTATTAATTTTCTTTAGTTACGATAATAAGGACTGTATATTTTCGATCATTTTAGAAAGAACTCTAAGACAATTTTAAAAAAGCTGAAAATAACAAAACTATAATTTTACTACAACACGTTTTAATGGCGACATAAACATGGGTGACGAAAAAAAAACGATTCTGTACATAGATGATGATTATCAGGCCGGTTTATTGTGTAAAGTTTTTCTGGAGAAAGCGGGTTTTCTTGTGGAAATTGTTTTAAATACAATTGAAGCACGCAAGGTTTTGTCTGAGAAAAAAATTGATATGGTAATAACGGATATTGGACTTCCCGGTGAAAATGGCGTTGAATTTTATAAATGGATGATGACATCGAAATACAATAATATGCCTGTTTTAATAGTTTCTGCACATGCAATGGGCTTTAGTGAAGTATTAACTGAACACCGCGATATTTTCTTTGAAAAACCTATTTTCTTTCCAACATTTATTGATAAAATTAAAGAAGTTTTTAATTCTAAAAAATAGCCTGTCTTTGCTTATACAAATATCTTAATGGGCTGTTGCACTCCAACTGACACATCATATGATTTCAAACGTTGGATTAGAGGATCTGTAAGCTCTGTATCTTTTGCTACAAGCATTTTTCCTTGTAAACTAATAATATTTTGATTTGTTAACATATTTGATTTTAATTGTGCCAGTGCAAGTGTTTTTTGCATCCTTTCTTTTTCACTAATTTGAACATGCTCCAATAAATCCACAACCTTGGGGTTATATTTACTTTTATCTCTTTTAAGTATGGACATGGCTGAAGGTTTCGAAATACCCCGGAAAATCATTTCATCAAAACCCAAAACAACTTTCAAAATTTGGGATGATAAAACTATAAATTTTTGAACTGGAGCAAGTGGCGTGCTAATTTTTTGATGTTCGCTGAAGTCCGTATTTTGATTTCGAATGATTTGTGATACATCCTCTAGTCTTGGTATTTGTTTTATTAATTGCGCACCGATTTCCGGGTGTTCTGCAAGCATATTTCGCTCTTTTGCTGATAACTCTTCCTGATGATATACTTTTTCCAGAATATGGTTGGGCAGTGTTACAAAACCAATTTGTGATAACATAGCTGCCATGTCCAGTTTCCAAATATTATTCAGTTTCAACAATCTGGCGATTTGGTTTACATATCTTTTTACCCGGTTAGCACGACCGAAAGCAGCAGGATTTACCATCCCTAAAATCTCTGTCAAAACATTTATCGAATTTTTCAATGTTTTTTCTAGCAATTCCTTTTCGCCTGTAAGAAGTTGGTTTTGGCGGATAGCCTCATGGAGAGCACTTATAAGTGCTTCATTGGAGCAAGGTTTAGTTAGGAACCTAAATATGCTCCCATGGTTTACAGCATCAATGGCGTTTTCAATATTTGCATAGCCGGTTAATAGAATTCGAGAGCTATCCGGGGAAATTTTCTTAACTTCGGCTAAAAATTCACTACCTTTCATTTTTGGCATTTGCATATCGCTTACGACTACTGCAAAAGGGCCTTGGTTTTTTATTATTTCTAAACCTTCATGTCCTCCTGGGGCAGTGGTAATAGAGAATTCCCGTCTCAAATTTCGTTTAAATGAAGACAATACATTTTCTTCATCATCTACAAATAAGATTTTTTTATTCATCATTTCCTCTATTGTAAATTGTTGTACAGAGGGATAGCCATTGTTCATGATTATCCTTGTATCTTTTATCCAAAAGAACACTCTTATTTATTTCCTCTAGCGGTAAACCTTGATTTTTATTATGGAGCTTTTGCGCATAAACATCGGCAACATGGGTGGCTAAAGTTAAAATATTTATTTCATCATCATGAGTATTTTGCAAATGATGGTAGGCTACAGCTTCAGTTACCTGGTCGGAGAATCCCCATAACCCAACAAGATATGCTCCTACCTCCGCATGCGATGAACCCAAAAAATGATATTCTCCTTCGGATATTGATAGCTGGTTTATGAAAGAATGGTCGTAGGCTTTTTTGTATTTTTGTGGAACCTGGCTGGCGAGTATGATCATTCCAATGTCATGCAGTAATCCAATCGTGAAAGCTGATTCTTGCAGTTCTTTGTCTTTTGTGAAATCATAAACTATCTCTCCGGTAAACAGCCCGACCAGAAAACTATGTTGCCATAACTCATCCAGAGAAATTGAAATCTGGTCTTGGCTTGGGAATTGTGAAAATACTTTAACGGAAAGAACAAGGGTCCGGATCATATTCATTCCTAAGAGAGATACAGATTGTTCAATATTTGAAATTTTATTACTGAAACCAAAAAAAGATGAATTTATAAGTTTTAATATTTCGGCCGTCATCGAAACATCTTTTTTAATGATTTGCGCGACATCCGTTAATGAAGAATCTTGTTCGTTCAATTTGTCAATTATTTCGATATATAATGTCGGTAAACTAGGGAGGGTTTCGATTTGGGATATTAAATCAGTAACGTTCTCATTTTTTAGAAGATCACGTAAATCCAATGCTTTCTGAATTGTATGTTTAAGTTCATTTGGATTACACGGCTTTGATAAAAATTGATGAGCCGGTTTAACCGACTTAAGGATCATTTCTTTATCTGATTGCCCGGATAAAATGATACGTACCACATTTGGATGCGAGTTTTTTACGTTTTCTAAAAGTTCAGCACCATCCATACCAGGCATACGCATATCAGAAACAATTACATCAATTTCATGGTTTGATAATAATTCCAATGCTTCATAACCACTGTTAGCAAAGTGCATTTGCCATTCTCTTCTAAAAGATCGGAGCATTCGTTTTAATCCCTGAAGGATATGCGGTTCATCATCTACAAATAGTATTTGTTTCATTTTACCTCTAAATTTAATTTTGATGCAAAGGGAAAAATATTTTGAATGTTGTGCCATTTCCTGGGTTACTTGAAATAATTAAACTTCCAGAATGGTTTTTTATAATTTTTTGTACTATAGACAACCCAAGGCCGGTACCTTCCTGACTCCTTTTAATTGAAGACATATTATTAATAATTCTTTTCATAAATTCCTCATCCATCCCGGGCCCATTGTCTGAAACTTCCAAAAGTGTCCAGCTCTTTGCGGTACTTAGATCGGGCTCGATTTGGTTATTTAATAATGAGATGTTTATTCGGCCATCATTATTCATAGCTTTTGCTGCGTTTAAGCAAAGATTCATAATTATTTGAAAAACTTGAGTATAATCTGCCATAATAAACAAGCTGTCTTCAGGTAGTGAATAATTTATATCAATCTTTTTAGAAAGTGTTATTTTTAATAAATCAACCGACTCGGCAATTAGTCCGTTGAGGGAAACCTTTTCAAAAGTTGTATCTTTTTTCTTCACAAAATTTAAAATTTGTTGAATTATTTTCTGCCCGTGGCCCGAGGCAGTTTGGATCTTTTCAGTCCGTGCTTTTATGGCAGGGTTATCCTGGCCCAACATTTCCAGGAGTTGGTTGTAGTTCGAAATCACAGTTAAAATATTGTTAAAATCATGAGCAACACCGGATGTCATCAGTCCAATAACTTCCATTTTTTGAGACTGAATTAGCTGCTGTTCTAACATTATATTTTGGGTACATATCTCATCTTTAAAAGATTTTAAACGAATTGCATTATTTAATCTGGCTAGCAAGTCCTCTCTTTGTATTGGCTTGTTTAAAAGGTCCGTTGCATCAAGGTTTAACGCACAATGTTTTAATTCCTTATCATTTACACCTGTTATCATAATAAATTCTGGGCTTTTTTCATTTAAGTGTAATTTTACTTTCTCAAGTAATTGCAGACCATTTATCCCAGGCATTTTTACATCAGAAACAACAATATCATAATTTGATTCGAATATTTTTTCTTTTGCAAGCTCGGCATCTGTAAAAAATTCAAGATTCCATTTATCTTTTTTATCTCTGAGCAATCTTTTAATGCCATCTAAAATATTCTGCTCATCGTCCACAAAAAGAATGTTTATTTTTTTATTTTGTAATTCTATTTCGTCCATTTTTTTTCGACTCGTATAAAAGTTTATCTGTTTTGTTTAAAAACTGTTTAGCCGTTTCACCGGAATATTGTTTTAGCCCGCCACTAATTGTCACTTTGATTAACTCATTTTTAAATTCCAGTGACTTAATTCTTTGCCTAAACCGTTCAGCAGCTTTATAAGCTGTTTCTAATGAGGTTTCGGTAAATATAACCAGGAACTCTTCACCGCCGTACCGACCCAAAAAATCGGTTGCCCGTATCGACATTTGCAAACTATCAGCAACGGTGGCTAATACATTGTCACCTTCCAAATGGCCAAATGTATCGTTCACATTTTTAAAGTGGTCGATATCAAGAAGCAAAATTGATAGATCCTGCTTATATCTTTTTACACGATTTATTTCTTCAGATAATTTATCTTCAATGAAACTTTTATTAAAAAGGCCGGTCAATCCGTCCAAGTTTGCTTTATTTAAAAGGTTGTTTAATTCATTATATTTTTGAATACCTTCAGCAATTGCCTGAATTAAATCATCAGAATTACAGGGCTTCATAAGGTATTTAAATATTTGTCCTTTGTTAAGTGCATTTACAACAGTCTCAAGTTTCGGATTTCCGGATAATACCAGTCGAGAAACAAGTGGGTGTGTTTTTTGAATAATTTCGAAAAATTCTACTCCGTTCATTCCTGGCATCATAATATCTGAAACAATTACAGTTGCAGTATTATCTGAAAGCAATTTGAAAGCATCATCTGTGTTGGATGCAAAAAGCATACTCCATTTTTGTTCATAAAAATGAAGTGTTCTTTTTATACTATCTAAAAAAAACTCATCGTCATCAATAAATAGAATAACAGGATTCATAGTCTCATTGTGTTTCGTCTTGAAAAAGTAGTTTTCCTTATTCTTCTCAATTTTAAACTCAAATTTTCAATTGAGTTTTTAGTTATTTCATCTTTGAAATAGCAATGCCTGTTTTTTACTAAGCAATTTTTATTGTTTAATTTAAACAGGAAGTTTTATAATAAATGTAGTTCCTTTATCTTTCTCAGTTTCAAACTTAATGGATCCATTATGTTTTTTTGTAATGACATCATGTGAAATTGCGAGACCCTGTCCAGTACCTTTGCCCACTTCTTTTGTTGTATAAAAAGGATCAAAAATATTTGGTTGGGCTTTTTCTGGTATTCCGGTGCCACTGTCTTTTATTCTAATTTCTACTTCTTTTTCAAGTAGATGTGTGGAAATATTAATTATCCCCTTCGTCTCGCCGGTTTTTTTTAGGGCATCTGAAATTGCATGTGCGGCATTAATAATCAAGTTTAGAATTACCTGATTAAATGCATCTGGGATACACGGTATGGGTGGTAAGTTTTCATCAAACTCAGTGATTATCTCAGAAACATATTTCCATTCATTCCGGCAAACAGTAATTGTATTTTGAATTGATTTATTTATATCAATTGATGTTTTTTCTTTGGCTCCTGGATGTGAAAATTCTTTCATTGCGCGGACTATTTTTGAAACACGAGAAACCCCTTCTAATGATTGGTCTATTGCCAGGGGAACCTCTTCCAATAAATAACTTAAATCAATTTCTTCAATAGTCTGGTCTATTTCAGAAACTATAGGCTCCATCTCTTTTTGGCTTTTTACATTTTCTTTTAGTGTTTCAAACTGATTGATTAAATCATTAAAATCCGTAAAGGCATCTTTTAAGAAATTTGTGTTATCACCAACAAATTGGGTTGGTGTGTTTATTTCATGCGCAATCCCTGCAGCTAATTGTCCAATCGACTCCAGTTTTTGGGCCTGAGATAGTTGGCTTTCCATTATTTTCTGATCAGTAATGTCCTGGCAAATAATTAGAAAACCGGGATAAGTTTTCTTCTCTTCTACAAATGGGCTAATTGTCACATTTAAAAAGCCATTTTTTTCTTCTATTGTGGTGTATTCTATATCATGCAAGGTTAAGGTTGTATTTTGGGTTCGGCATTCACCGATACCAGAGATAATTGATGGCCAATCCCACAAAATCCCAGATTCTAATAATTTTTTATTAACCACGTTTATAAACTTTATACCAAAACTGTTTTCGGCCGCTTTATTCCATCGCACTACGCGCTCATTTTCATCCATTACAATTAAAATTGAAGGTAATGAGGCAAGCAACTGTTCATTTTCTTTATTTGCATCTTTAAGTTGTATTTCTATTCGTTCCTTCATAATAATAGAAGCAATTTGATCTGCAATAAACTCGATAAGTTCAAGATGTTTTTGAGTATATGCGTAACTGTCATTATAGCTTTGTACCACAATTAGGCCAATTATTTCATCTAAAACAACAAGCGGT
The genomic region above belongs to Calditrichota bacterium and contains:
- a CDS encoding GMC family oxidoreductase; translation: MTDFDVCIIGSGAGAAPVAYTLALAGKKVVVLEKGPWFKKEDFFKDELGCCRRSVFTPNLSDEQHVIEEEYDDGSWRGEPTFDSGWDFWNGNMVGGSSNLMSGYFHRMKPKDFRLLSEFGPIDGANIVDWPISYSDMEPYFEMVERIVGVSGKVIQHPHLEPRSTNDFPYPPLAVNEVSSWIDKAGSELGYNVIPTARAILSQPVEGRNSCYYSNYCGSYGCSSGAKGSAREALLNKAIASGNCEIRPFSKVYKISTDAKGKINGAFYYDKNGKKQIVDAKKYVVACQAIESSRLMMASTGSKFTNGLANSSGQLGKNLIFSGGGSGQGDFILGDFTEDQIRSLKTPGLFVNRALQDWYYFDDKEFGGHTKGGTIDFLWKHANGIARANGLKRDGDGYLVWGKPLKRKLENYFKNGQYLRFEVFNDWLPTDNCFVSLDQDVKDKWGNPVAKFRIGYHQQDAKVGRFLADKAEKVLKQMGARNIRSGISGSPPPNLQAGGCRFGDDPSTSVLNAECRAHDVENLFVTDGSFMPTGGSVPYTWTIYANSFRVAEIIKNEI
- a CDS encoding DNA alkylation repair protein yields the protein MAELLKNIYNQKFFENFTNAFSEVVPGFTKEVFLDQIYDKDWGDKELKQRMRHIATALKTHLKGDYAEKINSIIGGIEMLQKYGAPKDSFEYMLFPDFIEQYGLDNYDTSINAFEVITQFTSCEFAVRPFIIMYPQKMIDQMLKWSKHKHPSVRRLASEGCRPRLPWAIAIPAFKENPSPILPILENLRNDNSESVRRSVANNLNDISKDNADIVINLVKKWQGESKETDWLIKHACRTLLKQGNQQVLELFGFGSIEEIKIKDLKILTPVVKVGGSLDFEFQLVNASKSISKIRLEYAIYYQKSNGSLSKKVFSISEKNYPNNSSSTIKRKQHFKVITTRKLYPGLHQLALIVNGYELEKNDFELVE
- the alaS gene encoding alanine--tRNA ligase, whose translation is MTSNEIRKQFIDFFKDKQHTFVQSASVVPLDDPTLLFTNAGMNQFKDVFLAKGERDFKRAANSQKCIRVSGKHNDLEEVGHDTYHHTFFEMLGNWSFGDYYKKEAIAWAWELLTEVWKLPKERLYATVFGGDKGDGLEADYEAENLWKEMTDIDPSHILQCSKEDNFWEMGATGPCGPCSEIHIDLTPDLSGGKLVNAGVPEVIEIWNLVFIQYNRDESGTLTSLPAKHVDTGAGFERIVAVMQNKNSNYDTDVFMPILNEIGKLVGESYITSKEQIAFRVIADHIRMLTFSIADGGLPSNEGRGYVMRRILRRAARYGRNLNLHEPFLYKLVPGLVKHMGDAYPELKERKDHVIKVIRAEEEHFNRTLDRGLEIFAKIVKQLSQNNENIIPGTEVFKLYDTFGFPVDLTRLMADENNLAIDMAGFEKEMNNQRKRARAAAKFTSQTVSTDEWVVMNDGDDSEFVGYEETTINSHISRYHKDGKTINLRLLKTPFYAESGGQVGDKGTLEGDGFTLDILDTQKEGNAIIHICESKGEFNPTSDKVYAQINDSERRRTIKNHTATHLLQAALQQVLGDHVHQSGSLVEPDRLRFDFTHFEKVTPQEIGKIEQIVNEQIQKDTHLEIAWKNIEEAKAEGAMALFGEKYGDIVRTVKVGDYSLELCGGTHVNGTGEIGPFIITTEEGIAAGVRRIEAITGPKAVQYFQSTRSRVSEIGQLLNSPESEINVKVQSLLDDKKNLEKELAQTKSDQLSGDLNGIINSAKEINSVKVLIHKVDNVDMKSLKDLGDKLREKVKNTIGLIASVNGDKLAFVALVSDDLLKKYKAGDLVREVAITAGGGGGGKPHMASAGGKDVSKLDEALKRFEELA
- a CDS encoding response regulator; this encodes MGDEKKTILYIDDDYQAGLLCKVFLEKAGFLVEIVLNTIEARKVLSEKKIDMVITDIGLPGENGVEFYKWMMTSKYNNMPVLIVSAHAMGFSEVLTEHRDIFFEKPIFFPTFIDKIKEVFNSKK
- a CDS encoding response regulator; this encodes MNKKILFVDDEENVLSSFKRNLRREFSITTAPGGHEGLEIIKNQGPFAVVVSDMQMPKMKGSEFLAEVKKISPDSSRILLTGYANIENAIDAVNHGSIFRFLTKPCSNEALISALHEAIRQNQLLTGEKELLEKTLKNSINVLTEILGMVNPAAFGRANRVKRYVNQIARLLKLNNIWKLDMAAMLSQIGFVTLPNHILEKVYHQEELSAKERNMLAEHPEIGAQLIKQIPRLEDVSQIIRNQNTDFSEHQKISTPLAPVQKFIVLSSQILKVVLGFDEMIFRGISKPSAMSILKRDKSKYNPKVVDLLEHVQISEKERMQKTLALAQLKSNMLTNQNIISLQGKMLVAKDTELTDPLIQRLKSYDVSVGVQQPIKIFV
- a CDS encoding HDOD domain-containing protein, which produces MKQILFVDDEPHILQGLKRMLRSFRREWQMHFANSGYEALELLSNHEIDVIVSDMRMPGMDGAELLENVKNSHPNVVRIILSGQSDKEMILKSVKPAHQFLSKPCNPNELKHTIQKALDLRDLLKNENVTDLISQIETLPSLPTLYIEIIDKLNEQDSSLTDVAQIIKKDVSMTAEILKLINSSFFGFSNKISNIEQSVSLLGMNMIRTLVLSVKVFSQFPSQDQISISLDELWQHSFLVGLFTGEIVYDFTKDKELQESAFTIGLLHDIGMIILASQVPQKYKKAYDHSFINQLSISEGEYHFLGSSHAEVGAYLVGLWGFSDQVTEAVAYHHLQNTHDDEINILTLATHVADVYAQKLHNKNQGLPLEEINKSVLLDKRYKDNHEQWLSLCTTIYNRGNDE